A part of Carassius carassius chromosome 32, fCarCar2.1, whole genome shotgun sequence genomic DNA contains:
- the tmem260 gene encoding transmembrane protein 260, with protein sequence MSSERLSWTLTGATVACVLAVYVASAPRAVSGGDSGELITAACELGVAHPPGYPLFTMLSSLMLLLLPLRSPAHSINVLCAVFGAGASGALCFTVCRVAGPGPGAVLAGGVFAVSRLVWQWSVVAEVFSLNNLFVGVLFSLLACFHCTESVHHKKKFALWGALFCGLSLCNQHTLVLYVVIIIPWALLHLYTHNGLSFFSLVSLGTCFLAGFMPYIYLPISSYLNGARWSWGDQTSLHGLLTHLLRAEYGTFSLAKTDENLNLLKMLWAQWNHCVNDLSAPVLVLALLGILLSLWNRLRCVFVWLIVTMVSLYSVFFAWRANLNIEKPLLLGVVERFWLQADAGVCVLAGLGLSWAMCWLNGRLGRGTLGNTGAWILTAGLISHMIRLNHKECDQSGNDVVDRFAREVLLSLPPSSLVLTRGDLPGNTLRYLHYCQGLRPDLSLVDQEMMTYSWYVAKLQKHLPGVTFPGRWWDPINTKEKATFSIEQFLKHNMHRPVFACIGLTEGDPSWERSFSRWPWGVCEQLVPVKTPFDPEKWAHKTLDLYNWSQPHDSFHPGSWERVANEEMWQAWMKTAFFLFDLAENMENEQQARLYELSYNLYCQIVETQVDYPANWDKNLALSAERLLRSGGRGHGLDSLLSRSIHHFSRYLQREPTDPQSKAIRSIITHLKKERKKLRDRQKA encoded by the exons GAGAGCTGATCACTGCTGCTTGTGAGCTGGGG GTGGCCCATCCTCCAGGATATCCGCTCTTCACCATGTTGTCCTCTCTGATGCTCTTGCTGCTGCCTCTCAGGTCTCCGGCACACAGTATCAATGTCCTGTGCGCTGTCTTTGGGGCCGGGGCCAGTGGAGCCCTCTGCTTCACTGTCTGCAG GGTGGCTGGTCCCGGTCCAGGGGCCGTCCTGGCAGGAGGAGTTTTTGCCGTgtccaggctggtatggcagtggTCGGTCGTGGCTGAAGTCTTTTCACTTAACAACTTGTTTGTGGGCGTCCTTTTCTCACTCTTGGCCTGCTTCCACTGTACAGAGAGTGTTCATCACAAGAAGAAG TTTGCTCTGTGGGGGGCGCTCTTCTGTGGGCTGAGCCTGTGTAATCAGCACACACTGGTCTTGTATGTTGTCATCATAATTCCCTGGGCCCTCCTGCACCTCTACACTCATAAT GGTTTGTCCTTCTTTAGTCTGGTGTCTTTGGGGACGTGCTTCCTGGCTGGCTTTATGCCATACATCTACCTGCCCATTTCCTCCTACCTCAACGGAGCTCGCTGGAGCTGGGGAGACCAGACGTCTCTCCACGGCCTCCTCACGCACCTGCTGCGAGCTGAATATGGCACCTTCAGCCTG GCAAAAACAGATGAAAACTTGAACCTCCTAAAAATGTTATG GGCTCAGTGGAATCACTGTGTGAATGATCTGTCTGCTCCAGTACTAGTGTTGGCTCTTCTAGGCATTTTACTGTCTTTGTGGAACAG ACTGCGCTGTGTATTTGTCTGGTTGATTGTCACTATGGTGAGCCTCTACTCCGTGTTCTTTGCCTGGAGAGCAAACCTGAATATTGAGAAGCCTCTTCTGCTGGGAGTG GTGGAGCGCTTCTGGCTGCAGGCTGATGCTGGGGTGTGTGTTCTGGCTGGTCTGGGTCTGAGCTGGGCCATGTGTTGGCTGAATGGGCGTCTGGGCCGGGGGACGCTGGGGAACACAGGAGCCTGGATACTCACTGCAGGCCTCATCTCACACATGATCCGCTTAAACCACAA AGAGTGTGATCAGAGCGGTAATGACGTGGTGGACAGGTTTGCTCGTGAGGTTTTGTTGTCCCTGCCGCCGAGCTCGTTGGTTCTGACTCGTGGTGATCTCCCAGGAAACACACTGCGCTACCTGCACTACTGCCAGGGTCTCCGGCCAGACCTCAGCCTCGTTGACCAGGAG ATGATGACGTATAGCTGGTATGTGGCAAAACTCCAGAAGCATTTACCTGGAGTCACCTTTCCTGGGCGCTGGTGGGATCCAATCAACACCAAGGAAAAGGCAACATTCAGCATTGAGCAGTTTCTCAAGCACAATATGCA CCGGCCAGTGTTTGCATGTATTGGTCTAACTGAGGGTGACCCCAGCTGGGAGAGGAGTTTCTCTCGTTGGCCCTGGGGCGTCTGTGAGCAGTTAGTACCTGTCAAAACCCCATTTGACCCTGAAAAATGGGCCCACAAAACACTTGACCTTTACAACTGGAGCCAGCCACATGACAG CTTCCACCCTGGCTCCTGGGAGAGAGTTGCTAATGAGGAGATGTGGCAGGCCTG GATGAAGACAGCTTTTTTCCTGTTTGACCTGGCTGAGAACATGGAGAATGAACAGCAGGCCCGTCTCTATGAGCTTTCTTACAAT CTGTATTGTCAAATAGTGGAAACCCAGGTAGACTACCCAGCAAATTGGGATAAGAACCTGGCTCTTTCCGCAGAACGTCTGCTGCGATCAGGGGGCAGAGGTCATGGTCTAGATTCCCTCCTGAGTCGCAGCATCCACCACTTCAGCCGCTACCTTCAGAGAGAACCCACCGATCCCCAGAGCAAAGCCATCCGCTCCATCATCACACATCTCAAGAAGGAGCGCAAGAAACTCAGAGACAGACAGAAGGCTTGA